The following nucleotide sequence is from Atribacterota bacterium.
TAGAAGACTGGGTATTTATGGAACATACCATGGGATGATGATTGCCTACCAGTTGATTACCTTACCTTTTTCAGTATGGCTCATGAGAGGTTTCTTTGAGGATATTCCCATGGAATTGGAACATGCAGCCCGGATTGACGGGTATTCGTGGTGGGGAATTTTCCGCAAAGTTGATTTGCCTCTTGTTGCTCCAGGTATTGCAGCAACCGCGATTCTCTCTTTCATCTTTGCTTGGAATGAATTTCTCTTTGGATATATTCTTTCCTCTGATGTCACTCGGCCGGTTACTCCGTCTCTCATGGGGTTCATTTCCTACGAACAGGTTTTGTGGGGGCAAATGGCTGCTGCTGCGATTATCACCCTCTTGCCATCTCTGATTTTGGCCATTTTTATTCAGAGATACTTGGTGCGCGGTCTGACCTTTGGTGCAGTGAAGGGATGAGGAGGAAGACATGGTGGAGTTGGAGCTCAGAAATGTAACCAAGAGGTATGGGAGTCTGGTGGCAGTGAAAGACTTGTCCTTTAGAACCCGCAAAGGAGAACTTGTCGTTTTACTGGGTCCTCCTGGTGCAGGAAAGAGTTCCACCTTGAAGATGGTGGCTGGCGTGGAAAATGTGACATCCGGTGAAATTTTGATGGATGGTCAGGTCATTAACCATTTTGACCCCGCTGAGCGGGATGTAGCTATGGCCTTCGAGACGTATGCTCTGTATCCGCATCTTTCGGTGTTTGAAAATATCGCTTTCCCCCTGCGTTCACCGAAGAGAGCTCGTAATTTTTCTGAGGAAGCGGTGAGGAAAAGGGTTCTTGAAGTCGCTCGGTTTCTGGAAATTGACATGCTTTTGGAGCGAAAGCCAAAAGAACTGAGTGGTGGACAACGGCAGAGAGTGAGTTTAGCTCGATGTCTCATTCGGGAGCCCAAGGCTTTTCTTTTGGATGAACCGATTGCACATCTCGACGCTAAGCTCCGGCACCGCTTAAGAAGGGAATTGAAAAAATGGCAGGAAGAACGTGGTACCACTACTCTCTATACCACTACTGATTATCTGGAAGCTTTTTCGGTAGCGGATCGGATTACGGTATTAAATAGGGGGATCTTAGAACAAATTGGAACCTGGGAGGAGATTTATAACCACCCAGCAAGCCAATTTGTGGGTATGATTGTGAGTGATCCGCCCATGAACTACGCCGATGCAAATGTTGTTACAAAAGACGGTGAAATTGTTCTGGATGTGAAAGGGATTTTATTCAGATTGTCATCTTTTACCCAGGAAAAAATCCGTGCCATGAAATTCCAGGAAGTTATCATGGGTATTTTTCCAAGTAAAATTGTACCTTTAGCGCCCGGTTTATCTTCCTCTTCTGGGACAATTGTTCATGGTGTAGCGAAATTTGTGGAACTGCGTGGTTCGAGGAAAATTGTTTTCGTGGCTACTGAAAAGAACTTCACTTTCACCGTCCAGCTCTCAGCGGAGGAAAAGGTGAAACCGGGGGATACGGTGCAGTATTTCTTCGGAATGGAAGAGATTCAGGTGTTTGATCGAGAATCCAAAAAGAACATCATTTTCCTTAGTTAGGTGATGCAAAATGGCAGAGGTGCGAGTAGAGCATGTCTGGAAATTTTACCGGGAAGAGGCTGGTGCTGCTCAAAGGATAGAAGCAGTGAAGGATGCTTCGTTTCGGTGCGAGGATAGAGAATTTCTGTGTTTATTGGGTCCCTCAGGGTGTGGTAAGACCTCAACGTTGAGAATGATTGCTGGGTTAGAAAAGATTTCCCGAGGAGATATCTACATAGGTGAAAAAAGGGTTAATGATTTGCCACCGAAGGACCGAATGTTGGCCATGTCTTTTGAGTCGTACGCCCTGTATCCGCCTTTGAGTGTATACGATAACATCGCTTTTCCCCTGCGAGCGAGGAAATATCCCGAGAACAAGATCAAGGAGAAGATATCCATTGTGGCGGACCTCTTAGATATTGGAGATATTTTGAGTTTTAAGCCGGCAAAGTTGAGCGGTGGTGAGCAGCAGAGGGTTTCTCTAGCTCGGGCTTTGGTGCGGGAAGATGCTCAGGTGACGCTGATGGATGAACCAATATCACATCTTGATGCTCAATTGAAGGCCAAACTCCGTATCGATTTGAAGCGAATCCAGAGGGAATGGAATTTAACAGTCATATATGTGACCCACGACCAGCTTGAAGCACTCAGTATGGCTGATAAAGTGGTGGTTATGAATCTTGGGGAAATTCAGCAGGTCGGAAGCCCAGAAGATCTCTACGAAAGACCAGCGAACCTTTTTGTAGCTGGTTTTATTGGTGAACCTCCGATGAATTTCATCGAATGCTCCTTGGTGGAAGAAGGTGGACAATCCTTTCTTAAATTCCATGAATTTACCTTTCCTCTTTCCAGTGAATTGGCTCAAAAAATGAAAAAAGAGGATGGCAAAGAAAAGTGGATTGTGGGTGTCCGTCCTGGTGATGTGCTTTTGGGAGTGGAAGTGGAAGGTGGGTACACCATGAAGGGTTTGGTATATAGCGTAGAACCTTTGGGAGAATCTTCTATTGTTATTCTGGAGGTAAACGGGCAGAGAATTTTTGCGGAAGTAGCTGGTTCTTCGGTGGAAAAAGAGGGAAATGTGGTGACTTTTTCTTTCCACCGGGAAAAGGCTCACATCTTTAATGCTTCAACAGGAAAGTCTATCAAAATATAAAGGGGTGAAACCATGTCGTATTTTGAAGCGGTTGAGGGTTTGCCAAAAAAGATGAAGGCGGTGGTAGCGTATAAGCCCGGGGATTATCGGCTTGAGGAAGTGGACGTACCCGACCTTGATGATGAGGAAGTGTTACTCCGGGTGGGAGGATGCGGAATTTGTGCCGGGGATGTGAAGGGGTACCATGGTGCACCATCGTTCTGGGGTGGAGAAGGGCAACCGTCGTGGATCAAGGCTCCTTTTATTCCTGGGCATGAGTTCTACGGTCAGGTAGTGGCGCTGGGAAAAGGAGCCAGGGAGAAGTATGGGTTATCTTTGGGAGATTGGGCGGTTTCGGAACAGATTATTCCCTGTGGAAAATGCCGCTTTTGTCTTGAGGGAAAGTACTGGATGTGCGAAGTGCACAATATTTATGGTTTTCAGGGTAAGGTGGCCGATGGTGCCTATGCTGAGTATGTGAGGCTTCCCAAAACGGCCAGAAATTATAAACTGCCGGAAGGTTTCCCTCTGAAGGTTGCCCCCTATGTGGAACCTCTGGCTTGTGCTATCCATGCCGTAGAGCGGGGTGATATTCAGTTTAACGATGTGGTGGTGATTGCTGGGTTGGGAGCCCTGGGCTTAGGGATGGTTCAGGCAGCCCGATTGAAGAACCCCAAAATGCTGATCGCGATTGATATTCGGGAAAAACGTTTGCAGTTAGCCAAGGAATATGGTGCTGACTTAATTTTGAATCCTCAAAAGGAGGACGTGGTAGGCAAAGTGAAATCCCTCACCGGTGGGTATGGCTGCGATGTGTATATCCAGGCCAGTGGCCATCCCTCCGGAGCGGTTCAGGGTTTGCAGATGATTCGTAAGCTCGGTCGTTTTGTGGAATTCAGCGTCTACAATGATCCGGTGACCGTGGACTGGAGTATCATTGGAGACCGGAAAGAACTTGATTTGCGCGGTGCCCACTTGAGTCCCTATACCTACGAGAGCACGATTCGGTTTCTGAACGATGGTCGGATCAAGGCGGATCAGATCATCACCCATGAGATTCCCTTGGCTGAGTTCAAAAGAGGTTTTGAGATGGTGGAGAAAGGGGAAGAGTCAATTAAGGTCGTATTGATTCCATAAGAAGAAGGAGTGAGAGAATGTACCTGGCTATTGCATCGGACCATTTTGGGTATCCCTTGAAAGCAGTGTTGGTGGAACACCTGAAGAGTAAGAATGTGGAATTTGAAGACCTGGGAGTTTTTTCAGAGAATGAAGTGGTGGATTACCCTGATGTGGCGTTAGAGCTTTGTCTTGGAATTCGAGAGGGAAAATATCAGTATGGGGTTTTGGTCTGCGGAACCGGCATCGGAATGGCTATGGCGGCCAACAAGGTTCCAGGGATATACGCGGCCTGTGCCCATGATATCTACTCTGCAGAGCGAGCTAAGAAGAGTAACAACTCTAACGTTCTTACTTTAGGGCGACACATTGTGGGTCCGGAGTTGGCCAAGATGCTCCTTGATGCCTGGTTAGGGAGTGAATTTCAGGGCGGAAGGTCGTTACCCAAAGTGAAGAAAATTCGGGAGATAGAGAAAAAATTAATGAAGGGGGAATAAATAGTGAAAAAGTTCATCAATCATCCAGAAAACTTAGTTGAGGAAATGTTGGAAGGATTTGTCAAGGCCAATGTTGATAAGGTTCGGAGATTACCCACCGAAAGGGTTCTGGTGCGAAAAGATGCACCAGTGAAAGGAAAAGTGGGAATCGTGACTGGGGGTGGTTCAGGACATAAGCCGGCTTTTATCGGATACATTGGGAAAGGCCTTGTGGATGCGGTGGCAGTGGGTGATATTTTTGCTGCCCCCCCGGTCCAGAGAGTATATGAGGCCATCAAGGCCGTGGATGGTGGAAAAGGAGTTCTCCTGTGTCTGGGAAATTACTCTGGAGATGTGATGAACTTTGGCATGGCTGCTGAGCTGGCTCAGGCAGAGGGAATTCCAATAGAGAGTGTCATTGTGAATGATGATGTGGCCTCGAGTCCTAAGGATCGGATGGATAATCGCCGGGGTGTAGCTGGAGAGGTCATTCTCTGGAAAGTGGTGGGAGCTCTGGCGGAGGAAGGAGCAGATTTAGCCAAAATGAAGGAGGTGGGAACCCGGGCTGTTTTTAATACCCGCAGTCTCGGGGTAGCCCATACACCCTGTATCATGCCTTCTTCAGGGAAGCCGAGTTTTGAGATTGGGGAAGATGAAATGGAGATTGGTGTAGGTCACCATGGAGAACCGGGTATACAAAGGATGAAAATGATGAGCGCTGATGAAGTTACAGAACTCATGACTTTGAAAGTGATCGAAGACCTTCCTTTTAAATCTGGGGATGAAGTGACCGTGCTCATCAATGGACTGGGTTCAACTTCACTTCTTGAAATGTACATCTCTTTCCGGAAGGTGGCTCAGATTCTTGCCGATCATTCCATCAAGATTCATCGGACATACATTGGTGAATTCTTTACCTCCATGGAGATGGGTGGTTTCTCAGTGACACTCACCAAAATGGATGATGAATTAAAGCGTCTTATGGATGCCCCCTGTAACGGAGTTCACTTTATCCAACATTGAAGTAAGGGAGGTTTTGCGGTGGGCGTATCGTTTGAAAGAGTGAAAATGGCTTTTGTTCGAATACTTGAAGAACTAGAAAAAAATCGCCAGTATCTCAATGATCTTGATGCTCCGATTGGGGATTCAGACCACGGAGATAGTGTCACCAATGCGTTTCGAAAAGTAAAAGAAGCAGTGGATAAATATCCAGAAGGAGATCGGGATATTGGAAAACTTCTTCAAGAAGTGGGGAAATCCATCATCTTTTCCGGAGGGGCGGCCATGGGGCCTCTTTATGGGACTGCCTTTATGGATGCCGGGAAGGTGGTCAGTGGGAAACCTGAGCTGACTCCTCAGGATGTGGTGACCATGTGGGAAGCTTTTGCCGGAGGCATTGCCCGTCGAGGAAATGCTAAGATGGGCGAAAAAACCATGTACGACACCATTTATCCCATGGTGGAATCGCTCAAGGCATCTTTAGCTGCTGGAGAGGGCTTTGAGGAAATGATAACGAGGGCCATCGAAAGAGCTCGGCAGGGAATGGAATCAACCAAAGATATGCTCTCTCTGCGAGGTCGTTCCAGCCGCCTTGGAGAACGAAGCATTGGTCACATTGATCCTGGAGCTGCGTCGAGCTTTATCGTCATTAAGGCATTTCTGGAAACATTACTTGAAAAGTGAGGAGGATTTGGCTTGAGTGAATTTCAGGTTGATATTTCGTTTTCCTTAAAGGATAAAGTTGCTCTCGTTACCGGTGGAGCCCGAGGGATTGGCAAGGCTATCGCCATCCTCTTTGCTCAAAATGGTGCCCGTACGGTACTGGTCGACCTTGACCCGGTGGTGGAGTCAGTAGCACGAGAAGTTTCCGCGTTGGGCAATAGCAGCATTGCGGTTGTAGCTGATGTGACGAAGAAAGAAGATGTGGAAAAGGTTGTAACCACAGCGGTCCAGGAGTTTGGGACGATTGATATTCTGGTCAATAACGCTGGTGTAGCATACCTCGATGATGCAGAAAACCTTTCCGAAGAGTCCTGGGACAAAACCATGGCTGTTAATCTCAAAGCTCCTTTCTTGCTGGCTCAAACCGCAGGAAAGGTGATGATTCAGAATAAGAAGGGAAAAATCATCAACATTGCTTCCCAGGCTGGAATCGTTGCTCTTGATAAACATGTCGCATACTGTGCCAGTAAAGCTGGCCTTATTGGCATGACCAAGGTTCTGGCTCTGGAATGGGCGGAGTTTGGCATCAATGTCAATGCCATTGCTCCTACGGTGATTTTGACTGAACTGGGCAAAAAAGCCTGGGCTGGTGAAGTAGGAGAAGCCATGAAAAAGAAAATCCCCTTACGACGTTTTGGTTATCCGGAAGAAGTCGCTGCTGCAGCGCTCTATCTTGCGAGTCCTGCTTCAGACCTTGTGACTGGAGAGACTCTGGTCATCGATGGTGGATATACCATTCAGTAAAGGAGGTGAGAGAAGGCAGAAATTCGATAATCCTCGTGTGGGTGTCGTTTATGATGTAAGGGTGTGAGATGTTTTCGTTAAAATTTGGAAGGAGGGATTTGTAATGATCAAAAAGGTCACAATGTTGGTGGTGAGTTGTTTTTTGGTGTTTGGTGTAACAGCGCTGGCTTTTGGTTGGAGCCTTGAGGAAGCAGCGAAACCTTATGCTGGAGCGACGATACGATTTATTACCGAAACGACGCCCCCCAGTTACTGGATTGAGGAAGCTTTGCCTGAGTTTGAGAAAGCGACTGGCATCAAAGTAATTGTTGAACGGCAAGCACATCCTCACCTTGAGGAGAAGGCGTTAATGGATTTTGCAGCGGGGACTGGAATCTATGACGTATTTAACTTTGATTATTCCTGGACTGGCAAATATGTGAAAGCTGGATATATTGAACCATTTGATAAATACATTAACGATCCGAAATTGGCTGATCCGAACAATGACCTTAAAGATTTCTATTCCCGGATGTGGGAGGGAACCAGCTGGGATGGTGTCCCTTATGGTTATCCTTTCGACAGCGTTATTGAGTATCTCTTCTGGAACAAGGCCATTTTTGATAAATATGGTGTAGCTGGACCACCAAAAACGCCGGATGAGTGGATGGATGCCATGGCAAAGCTTAATCATCCACCAGAGCTCTATGGAACTGGGATGCAGGCCAAGCGACATCTCTCTATTGTCTGTGAGTGGCTCAATGTCCTGTGGGCCTTTGATGGTGACCTGTACGATGAAGATTACAACGTACTGCTCAACAATGAAAATGCCATGAAGGCTACAGAATTCTATAAGAAGATGGCTGAATATGCACCTCCTGGTGTGACCACCTGGACCTGGGACGACGTGAACACTGCGTTGCAACAAGGAATTGTGGCGCAAACCATCCAATGGGACGAAAACTATGGAAGCATGGAAGATCCCGAGGAGTCCAAGGTTGTTGGTCAAATGCGCTACGCTCCAGTTCCTACGGCTCGCGCTGATGGGAAACCGGTATCTCACTATGGTGGTTCAAGTTTAGGTATCCCAGTTTCTTCCAAAAATAAAGAGGCAGCCTTCCTCTTTATTCAGTGGGCGACAAGCTATGATGTCCAGCTTCGGGGTGTAGGTAAAGGGTCTTCTCCTACAAGAAGGTCCATTTATCAAATTCCGGAACTAAGGGCAAAATATCCCAGCTTTGAGGCGACCGACGCTGCAGCCGAAACCACATTCTGGAGACCTCGTATTCCTGAATGGGATGAAATGGTGGAAGTACTGGCTCTGGAGCTTAATTCAGTTGTGGCTGGTGCAAAAGACGTGAAAGAAGCTCTGGCTACTTCAGCGGCGAAGATTGAAGAAATTCTTGTGAAAGGTGGTTACAAGAAGTAATTTTTTGTTAGTTGGGGGAAGAGTGTTCTTCCCCCAACTAACAAAGGGGGTAGAAAATTTTGTCTAAAGACCATTTTTCTCTCTATCGAAGGTTCAGTTCCTGGATTTCTAAAACCGAAAATCGTTTCAAATGGGTTTTGATTCTACCCACCATTGTTCTTTTAGCTTTGATTACAGTATATCCTACTCTTTACGCCTTGCGATTAGCGTTATCTGATTATAACCTGGCTCGAGCAGCTGAAACCCTCAAGGGTTATATCGGTTTGGACAATTTTCGAGAAATCTTAAAAGATGTAACTTTTTGGGGTTCTCTGAGAACGACTGTTGTATTCACAGTCGTTGTGGTAACCGTCGAGTTTTTCTTGGGTCTTGTGATTGCGCTGATTCTGCAGGGGGTGATTACCCGCTCAAAGATTGTCCGTACTTTCATTCTGTTACCTATGATTATGGCTCCCATCGTGGTAGGGTTAACCTGGACCTATCTCTATCAATCAGAATTTGGTTTGGTTACTTATATTCTACGCAAACTTCATCTTATGAGTTATCGAACTGCGCCCCTTGCTGATGTAAGGACTGCGCTTCCAGCTCTTATGGTTGTGGACATATGGCAGTGGACCCCTTTTTTGATTATGGTTCTTCTCGCTGGGTTAGAGGCTCTTCCTACTGCTCCCTATGAAGCAGCGAGGATTGACAAAGCTCCACCTTTTCTTGTATTCCGGAAAATTACTTTGCCACTGTTGAAGCCTGTTATTCTCATTGTTTTGGTTTTGCGAATTATGGATGCAATCAGGGTTTTTGATATCGTGTACGCTTTAACTGAGGGTGGTCCAGGA
It contains:
- a CDS encoding carbohydrate ABC transporter permease; its protein translation is MNSEKFSIVQFVSLIGLILLMLWTAFPLYWVFNMSIQTPLDVISYPPKFVFDATLENYSVVLLGKAWLGKYETVQTDFPRYFLNSLIVCFGAVGLSMLVGVPAAYSLARYNFRGKENFAFTLLSFRFAPGLIVILPLFVIFRRLGIYGTYHGMMIAYQLITLPFSVWLMRGFFEDIPMELEHAARIDGYSWWGIFRKVDLPLVAPGIAATAILSFIFAWNEFLFGYILSSDVTRPVTPSLMGFISYEQVLWGQMAAAAIITLLPSLILAIFIQRYLVRGLTFGAVKG
- a CDS encoding ABC transporter ATP-binding protein, which gives rise to MVELELRNVTKRYGSLVAVKDLSFRTRKGELVVLLGPPGAGKSSTLKMVAGVENVTSGEILMDGQVINHFDPAERDVAMAFETYALYPHLSVFENIAFPLRSPKRARNFSEEAVRKRVLEVARFLEIDMLLERKPKELSGGQRQRVSLARCLIREPKAFLLDEPIAHLDAKLRHRLRRELKKWQEERGTTTLYTTTDYLEAFSVADRITVLNRGILEQIGTWEEIYNHPASQFVGMIVSDPPMNYADANVVTKDGEIVLDVKGILFRLSSFTQEKIRAMKFQEVIMGIFPSKIVPLAPGLSSSSGTIVHGVAKFVELRGSRKIVFVATEKNFTFTVQLSAEEKVKPGDTVQYFFGMEEIQVFDRESKKNIIFLS
- a CDS encoding ABC transporter ATP-binding protein, which produces MAEVRVEHVWKFYREEAGAAQRIEAVKDASFRCEDREFLCLLGPSGCGKTSTLRMIAGLEKISRGDIYIGEKRVNDLPPKDRMLAMSFESYALYPPLSVYDNIAFPLRARKYPENKIKEKISIVADLLDIGDILSFKPAKLSGGEQQRVSLARALVREDAQVTLMDEPISHLDAQLKAKLRIDLKRIQREWNLTVIYVTHDQLEALSMADKVVVMNLGEIQQVGSPEDLYERPANLFVAGFIGEPPMNFIECSLVEEGGQSFLKFHEFTFPLSSELAQKMKKEDGKEKWIVGVRPGDVLLGVEVEGGYTMKGLVYSVEPLGESSIVILEVNGQRIFAEVAGSSVEKEGNVVTFSFHREKAHIFNASTGKSIKI
- a CDS encoding alcohol dehydrogenase catalytic domain-containing protein, with the translated sequence MSYFEAVEGLPKKMKAVVAYKPGDYRLEEVDVPDLDDEEVLLRVGGCGICAGDVKGYHGAPSFWGGEGQPSWIKAPFIPGHEFYGQVVALGKGAREKYGLSLGDWAVSEQIIPCGKCRFCLEGKYWMCEVHNIYGFQGKVADGAYAEYVRLPKTARNYKLPEGFPLKVAPYVEPLACAIHAVERGDIQFNDVVVIAGLGALGLGMVQAARLKNPKMLIAIDIREKRLQLAKEYGADLILNPQKEDVVGKVKSLTGGYGCDVYIQASGHPSGAVQGLQMIRKLGRFVEFSVYNDPVTVDWSIIGDRKELDLRGAHLSPYTYESTIRFLNDGRIKADQIITHEIPLAEFKRGFEMVEKGEESIKVVLIP
- the rpiB gene encoding ribose 5-phosphate isomerase B, whose translation is MYLAIASDHFGYPLKAVLVEHLKSKNVEFEDLGVFSENEVVDYPDVALELCLGIREGKYQYGVLVCGTGIGMAMAANKVPGIYAACAHDIYSAERAKKSNNSNVLTLGRHIVGPELAKMLLDAWLGSEFQGGRSLPKVKKIREIEKKLMKGE
- a CDS encoding dihydroxyacetone kinase subunit DhaK codes for the protein MKKFINHPENLVEEMLEGFVKANVDKVRRLPTERVLVRKDAPVKGKVGIVTGGGSGHKPAFIGYIGKGLVDAVAVGDIFAAPPVQRVYEAIKAVDGGKGVLLCLGNYSGDVMNFGMAAELAQAEGIPIESVIVNDDVASSPKDRMDNRRGVAGEVILWKVVGALAEEGADLAKMKEVGTRAVFNTRSLGVAHTPCIMPSSGKPSFEIGEDEMEIGVGHHGEPGIQRMKMMSADEVTELMTLKVIEDLPFKSGDEVTVLINGLGSTSLLEMYISFRKVAQILADHSIKIHRTYIGEFFTSMEMGGFSVTLTKMDDELKRLMDAPCNGVHFIQH
- the dhaL gene encoding dihydroxyacetone kinase subunit DhaL, with product MGVSFERVKMAFVRILEELEKNRQYLNDLDAPIGDSDHGDSVTNAFRKVKEAVDKYPEGDRDIGKLLQEVGKSIIFSGGAAMGPLYGTAFMDAGKVVSGKPELTPQDVVTMWEAFAGGIARRGNAKMGEKTMYDTIYPMVESLKASLAAGEGFEEMITRAIERARQGMESTKDMLSLRGRSSRLGERSIGHIDPGAASSFIVIKAFLETLLEK
- a CDS encoding SDR family oxidoreductase — encoded protein: MSEFQVDISFSLKDKVALVTGGARGIGKAIAILFAQNGARTVLVDLDPVVESVAREVSALGNSSIAVVADVTKKEDVEKVVTTAVQEFGTIDILVNNAGVAYLDDAENLSEESWDKTMAVNLKAPFLLAQTAGKVMIQNKKGKIINIASQAGIVALDKHVAYCASKAGLIGMTKVLALEWAEFGINVNAIAPTVILTELGKKAWAGEVGEAMKKKIPLRRFGYPEEVAAAALYLASPASDLVTGETLVIDGGYTIQ
- a CDS encoding sugar ABC transporter substrate-binding protein, giving the protein MIKKVTMLVVSCFLVFGVTALAFGWSLEEAAKPYAGATIRFITETTPPSYWIEEALPEFEKATGIKVIVERQAHPHLEEKALMDFAAGTGIYDVFNFDYSWTGKYVKAGYIEPFDKYINDPKLADPNNDLKDFYSRMWEGTSWDGVPYGYPFDSVIEYLFWNKAIFDKYGVAGPPKTPDEWMDAMAKLNHPPELYGTGMQAKRHLSIVCEWLNVLWAFDGDLYDEDYNVLLNNENAMKATEFYKKMAEYAPPGVTTWTWDDVNTALQQGIVAQTIQWDENYGSMEDPEESKVVGQMRYAPVPTARADGKPVSHYGGSSLGIPVSSKNKEAAFLFIQWATSYDVQLRGVGKGSSPTRRSIYQIPELRAKYPSFEATDAAAETTFWRPRIPEWDEMVEVLALELNSVVAGAKDVKEALATSAAKIEEILVKGGYKK
- a CDS encoding sugar ABC transporter permease, with product MSKDHFSLYRRFSSWISKTENRFKWVLILPTIVLLALITVYPTLYALRLALSDYNLARAAETLKGYIGLDNFREILKDVTFWGSLRTTVVFTVVVVTVEFFLGLVIALILQGVITRSKIVRTFILLPMIMAPIVVGLTWTYLYQSEFGLVTYILRKLHLMSYRTAPLADVRTALPALMVVDIWQWTPFLIMVLLAGLEALPTAPYEAARIDKAPPFLVFRKITLPLLKPVILIVLVLRIMDAIRVFDIVYALTEGGPGEATDVLSMFIYRNSFYLWNIGKASALSFILLYIIMIISVILVNVLSRVKEAV